Proteins encoded within one genomic window of Sminthopsis crassicaudata isolate SCR6 chromosome X, ASM4859323v1, whole genome shotgun sequence:
- the LOC141548434 gene encoding uncharacterized protein LOC141548434 — protein sequence MGGGVSRPWLEQPVRVRPGVEVLLRHNYMQVPQRRADGRPGPQPPPGARPRMPQFQAESIRIPFAGHGRGRAMPPPVLHPRVVPAIPDLLVTALAAGGEGIPGARPGALGYGHWPQAYLENQHAALFGAGDGRMRVSVPGRRSPFFPDPHRGRQAVPHVRRHRRSRALPELLLATLARTEGEFSGAGSQALSQAPPQASQAAALPNGTDRSGPAPWPRRSQDPPEGLPQPAGRAEVALSAQSPPGAM from the exons ATGGGTGGGGGGGTGTCCAGGCCGTGGCTGGAACAGCCGGTCAGGGTCAGGCCCGGGGTGGAAGTGCTCCTGAGACATAACTACATGCAG GTTCCTCAGCGCCGAGCCGATGGAAGACCCGGACCTCAGCCACCTCCAGGGGCCCGGCCCAGAATGCCCCAGTTTCAGGCAGAAAGCATCCGTATCCCGTTCGCCGGCCACGGGCGGGGGAGAGCCATGCCCCCCCCAGTGTTGCATCCTCGGGTGGTCCCCGCCATCCCCGACCTGTTGGTGACAGCCTTGGCTGCAGGGGGGGAAGGGATCCCCGGAGCCAGGCCCGGGGCTCTGGGCTATGGCCACTGGCCTCAGGCCTACTTGGAGAACCAGCATGCGGCCTTATTCGGGGCCGGAGACGGGAGGATGAGAGTGAGCGTGCCGGGGAGGCGCAGTCCATTCTTTCCTGACCCTCATCGAGGCCGCCAGGCCGTGCCCCACGTGCGAAGACATCGAAGATCCCGGGCCCTCCCCGAGCTCCTGCTGGCCACGCTGGCCAGAACCGAAGGCGAATTCTCCGGAGCAGGCTCCCAGGCCCTGTCCCAGGCTCCCCCGCAAGCGTCCCAGGCAGCAGCGCTCCCCAACGGCACCGACAGATCCGGCCCTGCGCCCTGGCCCCGAAGATCCCAGGACCCCCCCGAGGGCCTTCCGCAGCCCGCTGGAAGAGCCGAAGTCGCTCTTAGTGCCCAGAGCCCCCCGGGGGCCATGTAA